Proteins from one Malaya genurostris strain Urasoe2022 chromosome 2, Malgen_1.1, whole genome shotgun sequence genomic window:
- the LOC131429060 gene encoding LOW QUALITY PROTEIN: uncharacterized protein K02A2.6-like (The sequence of the model RefSeq protein was modified relative to this genomic sequence to represent the inferred CDS: substituted 1 base at 1 genomic stop codon), which translates to MVAERLVIPSQHRKRCLEQLHLGHPGMQRMKALARSYVYWPGVDXDIVNFVKACHQCASVARSPPHAPPVSWSKPTAPWQRVHIDYAGPIEGEHYLIVVDAFTKWPEIIQTNRITSVATISILRSLFARFGMPVTIVSDNGSQFTSAEFLDFCISNGIDHITTAPFHPQSNGQAERFVDTFKRAVKKIREERGSIQHALDIFLLTYRSTPNRALPDNISPSEAMFGRRIRTCLELLRPSPLHPPKLC; encoded by the coding sequence ATGGTTGCAGAGCGACTCGTCATTCCGTCGCAGCACCGTAAAAGATGTCTAGAACAACTCCATCTGGGTCACCCCGGAATGCAACGTATGAAAGCTCTAGCTCGAAGCTATGTGTACTGGCCCGGTGTGGATTGAGATATCGTCAATTTTGTCAAAGCGTGCCACCAGTGTGCTTCCGTAGCCAGATCACCTCCGCATGCTCCACCAGTATCGTGGTCCAAACCGACCGCTCCGTGGCAGCGGGTTCATATCGACTACGCAGGACCAATCGAAGGCGAGCATTATCTGATTGTCGTCGATGCTTTTACCAAGTGGCCTGAGATCATCCAAACGAACCGTATAACGTCAGTGGCAACCATCAGCATTCTTCGTAGTCTGTTTGCTAGATTTGGTATGCCAGTTACAATAGTTAGCGACAACGGTTCTCAATTTACAAGCGCCGAATTTCTCGATTTCTGTATCTCCAACGGAATCGATCATATTACAACAGCACCGTTTCATCCACAATCAAACGGCCAAGCAGAACGATTTGTGGACACATTTAAAAGAGCCGTGAAAAAAATTCGAGAGGAGAGAGGATCGATACAACATGCATTGGATATTTTCTTGCTTACGTACCGAAGCACGCCCAACCGAGCCTTACCAGACAATATTTCGCCATCCGAAGCAATGTTCGGTCGAAGGATTCGCACGTGTCTCGAGCTCCTGCGTCCTTCGCCGCTACATCCACCAAAATTATGTTAG